The genomic region TTGAGCCGGACTTCTAAACCTCTAATCACGTCATCAAATATGCTCAATATGAGTCaataaaagcattaaaatacataatttatttaccATACACTTATTATAAGCTTTAACTTGGATGTGGCTCGGTGCCTTTATCAAGTTGATGAATGTACTCAGTCACGTTATCATGAAAGCCTCCTCCCGACAACGTTTTTGTATGTAAAAGATTCAGATCTTTTAATGCAAGACAGACTTCATACCccaaacattaaccaaaatgtgttcaGTGGATCCacaagagatgttgagatccttTGATATCTTCATGATGCCAACATGATGTATCTcaacttttgttattgaaaaaaagtggatAAGGATGTTGCTTAGACTGAtaaatgaggaatgcaccgcgccCATAGGTCTATTGTGTCGTGGTGTTGATAAAAACCTTGcttcttaaaaagaaaaaattacagctgTACCAAAAACCTGACTTGATGACGAGTTTTCGGACACTGCCCCATAAAAATCGGACATCACGGATTGGTTTAGACGTGGTGATATGAAGTTTTTGGAGATATAAGACATAATAAGTTTTTGTATCGATATGTGACGATTGATGAAATATGGCTCCTTCATTTTATTCCGTAGTCCAATCGACCGTCATCCGAGTGGaatgcacacgatgaacccacTCCAAAGCGTGAAAAGCAGTCGGCTGGCAATGCTATGGTATTTGTATTTAGGAATGCGAGTGaattaattgttattgttaaccTCGAAAAAGGAAAGACCATCAACAACGACTTTACCCACATAgtgttattggaccgtttgaaagGGAAATAGCCGAAAAATGGccgcatttaaagaaaaaggACGGCTGTTTCAACAAAACAACACACTGTGTGACAAGTCgcgaaaacgatggcaaaaatccatgaattgggctacAAATCGCTTCCGCATCTACCGTATTGACCAGTTCTGGGCTCCAGTGATTATTTACTGTTCTCAGAACTCAAAAGAATGCCTGctgtgaagaaattttcgtcgactGAAGAGGTGTTCGCCGTAACTGAGGCCCattcgccccgggcgcaacgtttTGGGGGCGACAAAACGATCTTctctgttttttaatattcagaaaaatacctcaacaaatttttttttacaaaatttattataaaagataaagagttgtacactcacaatgtaataatctgtataacaatgaaaaatattaatttttactcgaatactcttcagtctttgaatttgtcttatatcttctGGCTTATATCtctcttaaaaatagtgatagaacttaaagacgcacttttctagctttgtctagcgacgtgccactctcacagttaccctatgctttgaatgtaacaaatacttttatttctccaaattttcaaaaatggtttttcacaactccaattcgggcaaaaattttgaaaattgtttaaatgggttttaataagatgtcttgtaaatttactatcaatttcctcaaaaatcgtattgtgagaattttggaacttcagaatttgcgtggcttctagttcctaaattttatacacttaatatcgaagatattttgtaaaaattcacttttgttcgaaccacctcatgaaacttgtaggtaggtagttAAAGGGgagcggcagaacatccttggccccgggcgcccgaaggtgtagctacgccactggacAGTGTAGAGTCTACTGTTCCATTCTCAGAAAAGTTGGCCATCGCACTATATATGTGTTTGGCATATTATCTGGCTGTTAAGTACACCAAAACCCAACTCATCGAATACTAGTGTCCCAAGTGTACGTTCAATAACTCATAGAGAGTtcttttctcatattttcattatttatatggGAGACTACACGCGATACTACAAGTCATGATTTAAACAGTTTGTCATACTCagcaatattaatataatttcagttttgcactgattttggtggaaaaaattcatatgtgtaaaaaaatacattcgCAAATCAAATATTGCCATACATTAATACATACTCACGTATAACTACAACAATTCTACGTTTGAACGCCCACTTTCATGTACATTCCATCAGCGAATTTATGTTTATACACCATATTACAACCTTATTGTGGCAATAACATATGTTCGGTAAGCGGCACTCATACAGAGCAAATATTTGCAAGCAATCTTCTATGTGGTCAACcaaattaaattccattttgtCGCTCCGCCAACCAACGGTCAGTCCGAGGGCTTACATGCTTAAGTAAGTTCTACTTTGTTTGTGGTGTTAGCTTCAATTGGGTTAGGAAGACTATACAGTTTAGTCTCCTAAACGGGTATGCTTGTGtgtaaaaatgtttaagctGTGTAACCGCAGCGCACCATGGCTACCATGCTGTTGTCTAATTATTTTCTCTATAAATAGGCATATGTAAGCATATGTTATGTAAAAGTTATGTATGGTTTCTTTTGTGATGAGCGATGTTGAAGCCTTTGAGGTTCTAAGCAGTTTAGGCACTGTACAcataaaagcaatatttatacaaatataaatcaTGATTGCGTTTGGTTCTGCAATTATTTAAAGCTATGTGCTTCAACTGAAGAAATTTATGAATGTGTaatatatattgtgacaaaaatagcgcggaaattgtaattaaattcctccgataaattttatttcaaaaaaattttatttaataaaaaaaaaattttcttctagAATTGTCCTAAAGGATTGGAgcatggagtcatgtgtagaagttcatgcgtgaggaaagttcttcattcattctttcgatttttttttcattaattttatgaaataatcgaatgaaaaatgtaaacacGTGGCAACTCTTTCTCCAAATATATACTCTATAACCATTTTAAGCTACAACATTTGATACTCATATTTTCATaatgcatttttatattaactgtaatttaataaatttttgacaaatggcaacaatcaaatttttttattgcagttCCTTtgttctttcaatattttcaatttcacacCCATTGTGATatacattttattgaaataatttttattataaagatgACAATCCtttccaaatatattttaagttttttaagtaACCCTTTTtatagataataaaaaaattaaagttttagatGGCAACCTATGCTACATATTTTTTAGATGCAGCCTTTTCTAAACTTCTATAGTTTAATAGCCaaatttgttataatattcCTTTATCTtatcaactttttatttttttttacaaagatgGCAACccttctcaaaaatatttaaaaatttttaaatgctttattttggtttttagcCAGAAAAGTTGTTAGAATATTCCTTTATCTTAttaactttttatgttttttttacaaagacgGCAAcccttttcaaaattatttaaaattttttaagccttattttggtttttagcgaagaaatttgttataatattcttttatCTTatcaactttatatatatatattttttttacaaagatgGCAAcctttctcaaaaatattaaaaaattttaaatgctttattttggtttttagcgaagaaatttgttgtaatattctttttatatttttttacaaagatGGCAACCCTTCTCAAAAAtgtctgaaaatttttaagtgctttattttggtttttagcgaagaatttttttggcttaaactttttcaacatttaGCTGCACAACAGTTCTTATCAGGTGGGAACCTCTGCTCACAAATATGTACGTTACAACATAGAACAGGCAACATGGCAATCATATGATCATCCTGCAATTATGAGTGgatgaaaaaaatgaaacaactGTTTTTGGACCAATTTGAAAATGATTAagtctttatttaatttgcgtTTTGTCATGATTAATATTTGTTCATTTCAAACATCGGAAGATGAAATAGTTTCTATCTTATTAAATCACTGATATCTTCTGCAGTTAAATCCACTTCGTCGGCGGTTGATCTGACCTCGTCATTGAATGTGATAGTGACGTCAATTCTTTGCATATTTCCAAACTGTTCCACAAGTCCATTAAGGGTATCAGCTGGCAAGCGTCTGTCGAAAGGATAGCCCATCGTGCGCTTATCCGGATACAATTTGTCACGCAGACCGCAGAAGGAAGCCGCATTGTCATTGCATAGTGTGGAATTCTCATCAAACACTTCGTTAGGTACACCTTCACTGTGATTTTGGAAAGAGCAAATATAGCTAGACACTAAAACACTTATAAATGTACTGTAAGAGTATATGAGTGTATTAACCGCAAGCGTCTAAACCACACACAGCTAGCAATGAGTAGTCTTTAAGTTACTCAAGACCTACACCGAAATTCCAACACGTCTTAGTTCACACGCTCAAGCACTCCACGACTTCACTAATGTATACACTTACCAGTTATGGCAATCACTTGTCTGGCCCGGCTGCTGGACCGCATCGTCGGCATAATCCGAAATTATGACAAACAAATCAAATCGCATGCCacgaattttacctttaggcaACAGCATATAATGTGGCCAACCGCAACCGCAGAAGTGCAGACGCGTATTGAGCTCCGGATTCGCTTCGGACAGTGCGTCCTTATTGGTGGTGCGACCAAAGGTGCGCTCAACATCAATGGTGACGGAGGACTCCACAGAAAGCCGCTTCAATTGGTTTTCGCCAGGGTAAACTGGGAAAAACGAAGCAGCAAATAaatacagatacatacatatatgctgagTTATCGGCAACCACTTACGCTTAACGGTAAATTTATCCAATTCAATTGCCAACAAGCGCTGTCCCTCCAACTTTAGGAGCTTTCCACGATCATCCTTTATGGGGCAGAGAAAAATTCGACAAGTGCCGCATTTCACATGCTCACTGTTGTTCTCAACCACAAAGCAATACTCGAAAGGTGCATGTTGGAGATGCGTGTACGAGGCATGTAAACCGCTATCTGCCGTAAAATCCAAACCGGCCGCCAAGTCAACTTCGGAGTTTTGCCAAAAGGTCTCAAAATGATTCGGTTCCTTCAATGAGCTCGTCCTAACTTCAATTTCTCGCAAATTGATGTCGCTGAAGCTGAGCTGTTGCTCACTGTAGGGAGGTAACAGTCTTTTGAATTTCaacattatattatttatgtatgtgtgccagCGATAGAAGACCGGATCACGCATAGCGGTCATATTGTGTCCAATCACGCCGAACTCCTCCATATGCCGATGATCTGGATCGTGTATGCTGGCAATTGAATTGTGACCCATATTATGCAGTTTTCCGTAGTATTGCACATTGATGGAGAGATCGGATTCCTCAATGATATTGCCCAGTATATCGATGCCGGTGACCTCGTCCAGTTGATACTTGTTGCCATGCGACTGCAGAAAAGTGTTTAACTTATTTTGGTTTCTACTTAATTCTTCGCATAACTTACATCTATAACGAAACCCTGATCGATTGCCGCTAAGATGCGATCAGCCCAACGTTCCATATCGGCAATCTCGACCGCTGTATCCTCGCGGTTCACATCTTGCAAACACAAATTACTGCTACGTCCCGGATAGGTGCGCTGATGGACATGGTCTAACAATTTCGGATAATAACCCTCTTCGATGGGTTCGCGTAGATTacttaacggcagtgccttgGCTAGTTTATTGCTAAAGCGTTCGGCATTGTAACGCGCCAAAATCTGTTGATGCATATAGTAGAAGAGTTCACCGCGCCGATCCTTGTTGATGATCTCACGTGTACCGCTATTTGGATAAACCAAGTGCCAGTGCCAGTGATGCATATTCACGCCAATGTCTTCACGAAAATATGCCAAACGTTGTTCGATTTCACGATCGGAGGCGGTATAGTTATGGGGAATTTGTACGTGAGGCTAAATTCCGTGgtagaaatgtaaaaaaatgttatgagaAGAATGCtattaataaagcaaaaaaaatatatgaaggcTTGATCTATGAGAACCTGTTTAAATAATGGAACCAACCTCGAACCATTGTCTTATAGAAATCCTAATGTTACCGGAGTCAGCTATTTGTTCTTTTGCCGAAATCAGCTGGGAGCCTTAAACTTTTTTCCGGTGCTTTATTCAGATCTATAATTCATGAAATTCAATCCAGAAAGATCTTTATGGAAAGGTCTTTAAGACTAAGATATGGTGATCGAATTGATGGTGATATTAGACCTTTGAATCCAACCgttaagtttttatataaaaattagttttcggGTACTAATAAGTTCTTGTTGTCGAAAAATTGGACCAATTATTGCCCTCAAATTTCAGATCCCAGAaaacttcaataaataaatttcagagGTTTTAGACAGCATTCCGCGTAAGTAAGTTTTTTGATGTAAGGACACTAGCTCAGATTTCTTAATGAGGGCCGGTGTAGAGTGAAGAACGTATTAAATGAGCCCTGACCGGATtacaaaaagccccacaaaagcTTGTAAAATCACATATACTTTTCGGACTTACCTTTTTATTGCCTTTAAACTCCAAAGCCTTACGCATCTTTGTAAATGCTGAGGGCTCTATGAAATTCGCTGGAAAGATCTCGGCCACTGGCGGTACCCAAATGCCACGTGTGTCTCGGCGATGTAGCAAAGCAACCGAGTAACAATATTGGAAGAGCATAGCATTCAAACGATGTCTGTGAAGCAGAAGAGAACATCATACCTAGTATACGACTCCTTCAAATGAGAAAACGGAAAATATTACCTGCTATAGACACACAAGCTGAGGAAATTATCTAAATCCTCAGCTTCCATCAGCAATCTGATGAGCTTGCCTGCAATTTCCTTATGCAGCGTATTGAAgagagaaaagttttgtttCACACTCAATTTATCAGCGAAGGACAGATCTGGCTTTGACGGCAGCTCCTGCAAGGCGAACTACATATATGCAAGGAAGTAAAGTACATAAGCAAATAAAACTGTAAATGGTTTACAAGTCAGATTTACCCTTATGTGCTGGCTATTCGCATAACGTTCCTGCAACATTTCCTTTACGCCGCCGTCACACTCCATATAATGGGAATCCGGTAACTCGAAAATACACCTGCCATTGTCGCGACATGTGTAAATGGGTTCCAAAGGGCTCTGAAAGAGCATTTGGAAGGCTTTTGCATAATCCgtcattttcttgtttttggttGTGTTCAGCAGAAACGAAAGTAAACTGTACATATCGATTGCATCGTCTGCTCTTTTATATGAGTGCGTGCCATTTCTTCGACCGCAAGAACTTTTTACTTATCAGTCTTCATTGAATGCTGCGGTTCCAAGAATTCACTACTTTttctgtatattttatattgtagtttttgcaaaattagTCAGAATTCGGGATGATATTTTTATGGATAACGACTtatgcacatgtacatatgtatatcttataatatacatatatttgtggtTTTTACTGTAAATACggaatttcaaaatatgcattGCAATTAccgcaaaatttttgaaaggtcattggtatttcaaattaaaaaattttcaacgaaatttgcataaaaatatgagatTTTTTTCAAGAACTATAGCGTACTTGCTGGGAGTCAAGCTGATAGTAATAGCCTTATCTGGAACCTGGAGATAATTGTTGTAATATTATATGTGTTAAAAGATCCTAGTTTTAGGCAGAAACCGTTGTGAGCATCCAAGAATTGAATTGTAATCGAATCGTCACTGAAAAGAGAATCTATTCGAATTTGTTGTGTTCAAGATCCTTTTTCTTAAGAGCAGTATATTTATTACCTGTGCATTACGGGTCTGCTCTCGACACAAGATCCACTAAACTCTAAACTAAACCACTAACTAACCAATTATCAAATATGTTCAGATTCCATTAGCTCTTAAGTTACGTAGAGGTTATGttaaaagagagaaagagagaaggagagaaagtaatattaaataatttacttctattatatgaaaaacagtaaagtttttatgaataaaatagtttgatgttaaattgtttcaagGAAATATTTAATCTCTATTCTCTGCAGTATTATGTTGACAGCGATCGAGCTTCTTGGTTTCGAAAGTACTCGATTTTCAAGTTTAGTCATGAAACGgtaaaagatttttgaaaaatttgtcgattatttgcaaaatcgattatttatcgataaatataatttcattatcaaaacgtattatttatcaattaatttcaaaatcgaTCATTTATCGATAAATTCACTCGTTATAGGTTTCAAACATGTGTTTCAGTATAAAGTGTCCATAGTTTTAGTTCagtttaaagttcatattattgaataaaagcgataattttatttaatcgacaaattaaattatatatttttaatcgaTCTTTAGAAAAAAGATTTATATTCCAATCTCCAAAATTATTCAATGTCTTTCTACTGGCTTTAATGGGCAGGTCAGTCTAAAGTGTATAGTCTTTAATAAAAAGGTCTCCTAAACAGTTAGTACCTTCCTGAAGAACATTCAACATACTATAAATATACTAAACATGAATAATTTgctaataacttttattttaatttattgagtaAATGGGAATAAAGCAGAGATTTGTATGACGTTTTGTATAGCCTTAATTATAACTGACCACAAAATAATAGATATTTTAGAAACTATTAAAGCGCTATATGAGTGCTTCTCATAGGATTCTAATTACGTTTCCTGTCGATAACCTCATCGTTGAAGATTATCTTGATCGGTGTCTTCTTCATGTTGCTAAAGTTCTCAGTTAGTGCAGTCAAAGTGTCAGCCGGTAGACGTCTGTCGAATGGGTAGCCCATAGCACGCTTGTCCGGATATAATTTGTCCTTAAGGCCACAGAAGGAAGCAGCATCGCCACAGACATCAGGACTGACGGGAAAgcaagcatatttatttattattccatTTTTCATTTCTCAAGCTATACTCACGCGTTATTCTTCTGCAATACCGCGTCACCTTCGTAGTCTGAAATCATAACAAATAGTTCGAATGGCATACCCTGGGGCTTACCCTTCGGTAGTAACATATGCGCCGGCCAGCCGCAGCCGCAGAAACGGAATTCAGCCAATTTTTGTGGATCGGTGGGCAAGTGGTCGCCACCGATACGGCGGAAGGAACGTTCATAAGGTATGGTTACACTGGAGTTAGAGTAGGATTGGTTGATTTTGTTAGGGCCAGGCATTACTGTAAAAGGATAGgagaaattagtttttattaatgttttaattacagaatttaaaaaaaaatttcttcaaagctttaaagaaaaaattctcaaaagcTTTCACTTATGCGCTCTTAAAAGCTTTTTGAAAAACTAAAGTTAATTTGCATAGTAGCCATgtgaaaacttttacaaaagcttttataaaaattttcacaagaaCTTTTTGTAAGCTTTAAATTAAGCCTTTTTGTAAGCTTTCTTAAAAGCTTTTAGAAACACAAGCATTCGTTTTTTCCTTGTTAACTCACAATTAACGTTGAACTTGTCCAATTCTATGGCCAGCTGACGCTGTTCATTCAAAGTCAGTGGTGTGCCACGCTCGTCGGTGATGGGACATAAGAAAACACGGCAAGTTCCACGCTTTGGTGTACCACTTTCGTTATTCACTTCGATCAAGTACTCGAACGGCGAATGTTGCAAATGTGTGAACAATGCATAAACACTGCCTCCTGGTCCGAAATCTAGACCAGCGGCCA from Bactrocera tryoni isolate S06 chromosome 3, CSIRO_BtryS06_freeze2, whole genome shotgun sequence harbors:
- the LOC120770302 gene encoding phenoloxidase 2-like produces the protein MTDYAKAFQMLFQSPLEPIYTCRDNGRCIFELPDSHYMECDGGVKEMLQERYANSQHIRFALQELPSKPDLSFADKLSVKQNFSLFNTLHKEIAGKLIRLLMEAEDLDNFLSLCVYSRHRLNAMLFQYCYSVALLHRRDTRGIWVPPVAEIFPANFIEPSAFTKMRKALEFKGNKKPHVQIPHNYTASDREIEQRLAYFREDIGVNMHHWHWHLVYPNSGTREIINKDRRGELFYYMHQQILARYNAERFSNKLAKALPLSNLREPIEEGYYPKLLDHVHQRTYPGRSSNLCLQDVNREDTAVEIADMERWADRILAAIDQGFVIDSHGNKYQLDEVTGIDILGNIIEESDLSINVQYYGKLHNMGHNSIASIHDPDHRHMEEFGVIGHNMTAMRDPVFYRWHTYINNIMLKFKRLLPPYSEQQLSFSDINLREIEVRTSSLKEPNHFETFWQNSEVDLAAGLDFTADSGLHASYTHLQHAPFEYCFVVENNSEHVKCGTCRIFLCPIKDDRGKLLKLEGQRLLAIELDKFTVKLYPGENQLKRLSVESSVTIDVERTFGRTTNKDALSEANPELNTRLHFCGCGWPHYMLLPKGKIRGMRFDLFVIISDYADDAVQQPGQTSDCHNCEGVPNEVFDENSTLCNDNAASFCGLRDKLYPDKRTMGYPFDRRLPADTLNGLVEQFGNMQRIDVTITFNDEVRSTADEVDLTAEDISDLIR